A stretch of Aedes aegypti strain LVP_AGWG chromosome 2, AaegL5.0 Primary Assembly, whole genome shotgun sequence DNA encodes these proteins:
- the LOC5568940 gene encoding uncharacterized protein LOC5568940 isoform X2 has translation MANNIVLDTEDKLEYKFYPVSNGVINFKVRAANDAHLALTSGPAESEPMLEVFIGGWKNTKSVIRKNRTKPDVCEVETPDILNPGEFRGFWIKWMDNVITVGMEGAAAAFLSYENPDAYDINYVGVCTGWGASGTWIIEQNEPEPSAPIAAALVSSNAACWIPAANGEIPPNAVVGGSDGEDMYIARAQHEGAIIPGKLLASHGAAYVAWGGAENPKTEYEVLCDGNGTFVPTSGGEIPPNAIPAGESEDGEPLFIGRVAHEGTMTVGKVQQSHGVCYIPYGGQEMAFADYEIYVSQ, from the exons TACTCGACACCGAAGACAAGCTGGAGTACAAGTTCTACCCGGTCAGCAATGGAGTGATCAACTTCAAAGTTCGCGCCGCGAACGATGCCCATCTGGCATTAACCAGCGGCCCAGCGGAATCCGAACCCATGCTGGAGGTGTTCATCGGTGGCTGGAAGAACACCAAATCCGTCATCCGTAAGAACCGCACTAAACCGGACGTGTGCGAGGTGGAGACTCCGGATATTCTGAACCCGGGCGAGTTCCGTGGTTTCTGGATCAAATGGATGGATAAT gttatcaCCGTTGGAATGGAGGGAGCTGCAGCGGCATTCCTGTCCTACGAAAATCCCGATGCGTATGACATCAACTACGTCGGTGTGTGCACTGGATGGGGAGCGAGCGGAACGTGGATTATCGAACAGAACGAACCGGAACCATCGGCACCGATAGCTGCGGCCTTGGTATCGTCCAATGCTGCTTGCTGGATTCCTGCGGCCAACGGAGAAATTCCTCCGAACGCCGTCGTTGGAGGATCGGACGGAGAAGACATGTACATTGCACGTGCTCAGCATGAGGGAGCAATTATCCCGGGTAAATTGCTGGCATCGCATGGAGCTGCTTACGTAGCTTGGGGTGGAGCGGAGAACCCGAAAACGGAATACGAAGTGTTGTGTGACGGAAATGGTACATTTGTTCCGACCAGCGGAGGTGAAATTCCTCCGAATGCGATTCCAGCGGGTGAAAGTGAAGATGGCGAGCCTCTCTTCATTGGGCGTGTTGCACACGAGGGCACCATGACGGTTGGTAAGGTCCAACAGTCGCATGGAGTGTGCTACATTCCGTATGGCGGACAGGAGATGGCTTTTGCCGACTATGAGATCTATGTTAGCCAGTAG